Within Elizabethkingia sp. JS20170427COW, the genomic segment ATTTGTAAAACCTTAATTTTTTCACTTTGAAAATCATAGAAAATATAGCCGAATATCTCGATGCAGAAGGACTTACCATGTCATTGGGGATGTTTGATGGCGTACACCGAGGCCACCAAGAAATTATCAAAAAATTAAAAAAATATACAGAATCTGAAAAATTAGAAAGTGCACTCCTCACTTTTTGGCCTCACCCTAGAGTAGTTTTACAAGCAGATGCAGAGCTAAAATTGCTCAATACTTTGGAGGAAAAACTTCAACTTTTAGAACAATTCGGGATAGAAAAAGTCTTCCTTCAAGAATTTAATGAAGAATTCAGAAACCTCAGTGGTGAAGAATTCATCCAACAAATCCTTCTTGAAAAAATGAAAATGAAGCATATTATTATTGGCTATGATCATCATTTTGGAAAAAACAAAAGTGGGAACTTCGAGCTGCTAAAAAAAATGTCTTTAGAATATGACTTTGAAGTAGAGCAAACCGAGGCTGTTTTGGAAAACGAAATCGCCATTTCTTCCACCAAAATACGAAATGCTTTAGCCTCTGGAGATATCCAAA encodes:
- a CDS encoding bifunctional riboflavin kinase/FAD synthetase, producing the protein MKIIENIAEYLDAEGLTMSLGMFDGVHRGHQEIIKKLKKYTESEKLESALLTFWPHPRVVLQADAELKLLNTLEEKLQLLEQFGIEKVFLQEFNEEFRNLSGEEFIQQILLEKMKMKHIIIGYDHHFGKNKSGNFELLKKMSLEYDFEVEQTEAVLENEIAISSTKIRNALASGDIQTANLFLGYSYPLSGKVVAGKQLGRTIGFPTANLEVASIKLLPKNGAYIVEVEVDHTLHKGMLSIMTNPTVGGTSQTVEVYLLDFNQDIYGKTITVRFKDFLHEEIKFESIEKLIDQLKLDRQLTEQYFQNH